In one Nicotiana sylvestris chromosome 8, ASM39365v2, whole genome shotgun sequence genomic region, the following are encoded:
- the LOC138875409 gene encoding uncharacterized protein produces MEFARLSKYAIHMLPTMEARVRRFVQCLNPLIINEASTTALNSDRNYRKMVEFAQATENRKLKNKMEREGSKKTWAQLVAVESFQARSGQQGILSAVSVIRERSQQQRSPCPRCRKLHSGISYLELPICYGCGIRGHIQRHCRASFQGAVRGTAQPSSPAAASSSAPSLARGTPAPAGRDAPRGGAQSSGGPSQLYAMSDRQTVEASLDVVTGILTVQYHDVYALIDPGFTLSYVTPFVAIEFGIEPD; encoded by the exons ATGGAGTTTGCTCGCCTGTCCAAGTATGCCATCcatatgttgcccacaatggaggccaGAGTGCGTCGGTTCGTTCAGTGCCTAAATCCTTTGAttattaatgaggcttctacaaCTGCATTGAATTCTGACAGGAATTATAGAAAGATGGTAGAATTTGCTCAGGCCACAGAGAACCGTAAACTGAAGAACAAGATGGAGAGAGAGGGTAGCAAAAAGACCTG GGCCCAGCTAGTAGCAGTGGAGTCATTTCAGGCCCGGTCAGGGCAACAGGGGATCCTATCAGCGGTGTCGGTCATTAGAGAGAGGTCCCAGCAACAGAGGTCCCCGTGCCCCAGGTGCAGGAAGTTGCACTCAGGGATTTCCTATTTGGAGTTACCTAtatgctatggatgtgggatAAGGGGTCATATTCAGAGGCATTGTCGTGCATCCTTCCAGGGAGCAGTTAGGGGCACAGCTCAGCCATCCAGTCCAGCCGCTGCTTCATCTTCAGCCCCTTCTCTAGCTCGAGGTACCCCAGCACCCGCAGGGCGTGATGCACCTAGGGGTGGTGCACAGAGTTCAGGAGGACCtagccagttatatgctatgAGTGATCGCCAGACCGTAGAGGCTTCtctagatgttgttacaggtattttgACTGTCCAAtatcatgatgtgtatgcacttattgaccccggtttcaccttgtcctatgttaccccttttgttgctatagaatttgggatagaaccggattag
- the LOC138875408 gene encoding uncharacterized mitochondrial protein AtMg00860-like — MVDPQKIAAVRNWPRLTTPTEICSFLGLAGYYRRFVEEFCTLASPLTKLKQKAVKFQWSDACERSFQELKSRLTTAPVLTMPEGKANVVVDALSRKSRGSLAHLEAYQRWLAREVQQLANLGVCLAECNEGVVTV; from the exons atggttgatcctcaaaagattgcagcagtGAGGAATTGGCCCAGACTTACCACGCCAACAGAGATTtgcagtttcttgggtttggctgggtactacaggagatttgtggaggagTTCtgtactcttgcctctccattgaccaAATTGAAGCAGAAAGcagttaaattccaatggtctgatgcttgtgaaaggagttttcaagaattgaaatcaagattgactacggcaccggtgttaaCCATGCCAGAGG gaaaggccaatgttgtggtagatgctcttagtcgaaaatctcggggaagtttggctcatttggaggcatatcagaGGTGGTTGGCTAGGGAGGTTCAACAGTTGGCTAATTTAGGAGTTTGCCTTGCGGAATGTAATGAAGGAGTGGTAACTGTGtag